Proteins encoded together in one Thermoproteales archaeon window:
- a CDS encoding helix-turn-helix domain-containing protein produces the protein MAEISDSIVREIAVKIAGDIILSSNPGKVMKRWRETFRISQIEIAQKMRVSSSVISDYESGRRKSPGAKFVKNFVNSLIEVDMERGREVLSNLLRIILGGSKLYKAVIDMREFSKPIAIADFCEKINADLIVSVGSESTLLYGYTVVDSIKLVIEVPSYEYVRLYGTTTQRAAIFTKVTYGRSPMVAIKAMQAGMGGLHPALVVMHGPTRVDRLAKVIATKEGIPLALSRAGSVEELLEYLKKIT, from the coding sequence ATGGCAGAAATTTCAGACTCCATAGTTAGAGAAATTGCGGTAAAAATAGCAGGTGATATTATATTGTCTTCTAATCCGGGCAAAGTCATGAAAAGATGGCGTGAAACTTTCAGAATTTCACAGATTGAAATTGCACAAAAAATGAGAGTATCGTCATCAGTTATAAGCGATTATGAAAGCGGTAGAAGAAAGTCGCCTGGAGCAAAATTTGTTAAAAACTTTGTAAATAGTTTAATAGAGGTTGACATGGAAAGAGGTAGAGAAGTTTTATCGAATTTATTGAGGATAATATTGGGCGGTAGCAAGCTTTACAAGGCAGTTATCGATATGAGAGAGTTTTCGAAACCTATAGCAATAGCAGATTTTTGCGAAAAAATCAACGCGGATCTAATAGTTAGCGTAGGGTCAGAATCGACGCTACTTTACGGATACACCGTTGTCGACAGCATAAAACTAGTAATAGAAGTTCCTTCTTATGAATACGTTAGGCTTTACGGAACTACAACGCAAAGAGCGGCTATTTTCACCAAAGTTACATATGGCAGAAGTCCCATGGTTGCCATTAAAGCGATGCAAGCAGGGATGGGAGGCCTACATCCTGCTCTAGTTGTGATGCACGGTCCAACACGCGTAGATAGGCTTGCCAAGGTGATAGCTACAAAAGAAGGAATACCTTTAGCACTTTCTAGAGCTGGAAGTGTAGAAGAGTTGTTGGAGTATCTAAAGAAAATAACTTAA
- a CDS encoding Hsp20/alpha crystallin family protein has product MSEEWIFDRIRKIHEEIEKAFREFEKEIFKPLFDFESKCLEPLYHIEETPNEVIVRVDLPYVKRKEDVKVTATENKIVVEAKMERKVPFDDLITYGRTSFEMYRKEIILPTPVDAKKAKAKLRGCILEIRLPKKYKVYRISVD; this is encoded by the coding sequence ATGAGCGAAGAATGGATATTTGATAGAATAAGAAAAATTCATGAAGAGATCGAAAAAGCTTTCAGGGAATTTGAAAAGGAGATATTTAAACCGTTATTCGACTTCGAAAGTAAATGTTTGGAACCTTTATACCACATTGAGGAAACACCAAATGAAGTCATTGTGCGTGTTGATCTGCCATACGTAAAGAGAAAAGAAGATGTCAAGGTTACGGCTACTGAAAATAAAATCGTTGTTGAGGCTAAAATGGAAAGAAAAGTTCCATTCGACGATTTAATAACATATGGAAGAACAAGCTTTGAAATGTACAGGAAGGAGATAATATTACCAACGCCGGTAGACGCGAAAAAGGCCAAAGCAAAGCTTCGTGGATGTATACTGGAGATCAGACTACCTAAAAAATACAAAGTCTACCGTATCAGCGTCGACTAA
- a CDS encoding proteasome assembly chaperone family protein: MTIEIFKKNDIPKKKPLIIGLPDIGLVGAISSSYLVKTFNMKEVAFIDSPKFPPILVFHETKPVLPVRFHADDNKTVLMSEVPIPSDQLAPLAEKIVSLAKDIESEKIIMIGGVPVPNRIELSKPKVYVAVTNDIDREFLKKKGFEIFKNGFIAGIYATILKECIKRKVPAMVLLAESYVNYPDPGAAAAALEVLGKILNINIDVEPLLKQEEEIRLKLRELMQRTMSSLKTSGKEYEFAVPLMYA; this comes from the coding sequence GTGACCATTGAAATATTTAAGAAAAATGATATTCCCAAAAAGAAACCGTTAATTATTGGGTTACCAGATATTGGACTAGTTGGTGCTATCTCGTCATCATATCTGGTAAAGACGTTCAATATGAAAGAAGTTGCATTTATAGATTCCCCAAAATTTCCACCTATACTCGTTTTCCATGAAACTAAACCCGTGCTACCTGTAAGATTTCACGCTGATGATAATAAAACCGTTTTAATGTCAGAGGTTCCCATACCTTCCGACCAGCTCGCACCTTTAGCTGAAAAAATCGTGTCATTAGCGAAGGATATAGAATCTGAAAAAATAATAATGATAGGGGGAGTCCCTGTCCCCAATAGGATCGAGCTTAGCAAGCCTAAAGTTTACGTCGCAGTAACCAATGATATAGATCGCGAATTTTTAAAGAAGAAGGGATTTGAAATTTTTAAAAACGGTTTTATAGCGGGAATCTACGCGACTATATTAAAGGAATGCATCAAAAGAAAAGTTCCGGCAATGGTTTTACTGGCAGAATCCTATGTTAATTATCCAGATCCTGGAGCTGCAGCAGCAGCTTTAGAAGTTTTGGGTAAAATACTAAACATAAATATTGATGTAGAACCTTTATTAAAACAGGAAGAGGAGATTAGATTAAAATTGCGTGAACTTATGCAAAGAACAATGAGCTCTCTCAAAACCTCTGGCAAAGAGTACGAGTTTGCGGTTCCTCTAATGTATGCATAA
- a CDS encoding phosphoglycerate kinase has protein sequence MIEELGIKTLDDVEVEDKNVFTRVDFNSPVDPNTKRLIDDTRIRTHSKTIQELIDRGAKVVLLAHQGRPGEPDFISLKQHAEKLSNILNIPVKFVDDIFGEKAKKAINELKKGEVLLLENVRMWKDETKKLPPEEHAKSKLVQELAPFVDVFCVDAFAAAHRSHASMVGLMPIAKEVIAGRVMEQELRVLYKVRNNPEHPCVYILGGAKAEDSADLSYAVLSQGIADYVLTGGLVANLFLYSKGVDLGEKNVNVLEKKGFLELKDKILKLLDEYGDKILLPDDLAIDVNNAREEISVEKLPTNYLIKDVGTNTIKAYASKIQNAKTVVMNGPLGIFEEDNFSKGTEAIFEAMVSSQAFSLIGGGHTIAAARKLGYLERFSYVSTAGGALMEYLIKGTLPVVEALRKYSKI, from the coding sequence ATGATTGAAGAATTAGGCATCAAAACTTTAGATGATGTAGAAGTAGAAGATAAAAACGTCTTCACACGTGTAGACTTTAATAGTCCAGTAGATCCCAATACTAAGCGTCTAATAGACGATACGAGAATTAGAACTCATTCTAAAACTATACAAGAGCTTATAGATAGAGGGGCAAAAGTCGTTCTATTGGCTCATCAAGGCAGACCTGGAGAACCTGATTTTATAAGTTTAAAGCAACATGCGGAAAAACTAAGCAATATTTTGAACATTCCAGTAAAGTTTGTTGACGATATTTTTGGAGAAAAAGCTAAGAAAGCTATCAATGAACTGAAAAAGGGCGAGGTTTTACTTCTCGAAAATGTTAGAATGTGGAAAGATGAAACTAAAAAATTACCTCCGGAAGAACATGCGAAAAGCAAGCTTGTGCAGGAGTTGGCACCGTTTGTAGATGTTTTTTGTGTCGACGCATTTGCCGCTGCGCATCGATCTCACGCTTCGATGGTAGGTTTAATGCCTATTGCAAAGGAAGTTATAGCGGGTAGAGTCATGGAGCAAGAACTGCGAGTTCTTTACAAAGTTAGGAACAATCCCGAACATCCCTGCGTGTATATACTTGGAGGCGCAAAAGCCGAGGATTCTGCGGACTTATCATATGCAGTATTAAGTCAAGGCATAGCTGATTACGTTTTAACTGGCGGATTAGTTGCTAATCTATTCTTGTATTCTAAAGGAGTTGATTTAGGCGAAAAAAACGTTAATGTATTAGAAAAAAAAGGTTTTCTAGAGTTAAAAGATAAAATTTTGAAATTATTAGACGAATATGGAGATAAGATACTACTCCCTGACGATTTGGCTATAGATGTTAATAATGCTCGTGAAGAAATTAGCGTGGAAAAACTACCAACAAACTATCTCATAAAAGACGTAGGAACTAATACCATTAAAGCATATGCTTCTAAAATACAGAACGCCAAGACCGTTGTTATGAACGGGCCGCTAGGAATCTTTGAAGAAGACAATTTCAGTAAGGGTACAGAGGCAATTTTCGAGGCAATGGTTTCATCACAAGCATTCTCTCTCATAGGTGGAGGACATACCATAGCAGCTGCTAGAAAACTTGGATACTTGGAAAGATTTAGCTATGTTAGCACAGCTGGTGGAGCTTTAATGGAATATTTGATTAAGGGAACATTACCAGTAGTTGAGGCTTTGAGAAAATATTCGAAAATTTAA
- a CDS encoding isoaspartyl peptidase/L-asparaginase, with amino-acid sequence MLKPGILLHGGAGFYDIDSNREQEIRKAIREAAEKGFEELQKNARKAVVESVKIMEDSGIFNAGVGSALTLSGRVEMDAAVMDGRDLSIGAVANLRNIKNPILVAEKVLEVTDHILLAGEGAYKFAKMIGFEDAGDLLITAEKNRKREEMIEKWLRGDIYTTFTKLRKLFEEKSSEILGTVGAVACDFEGNLAAAVSTGGIRIKLEGRVGDSPLPGAGFYANSEAAAVATGIGEYIARILLSKYACDQVSLGKSAREAAKGAINYITRIFGSDIAGIIVIDKEGRIGADFNTRGMARAYMREGLENPKIAIYKNEKFF; translated from the coding sequence ATTCTGAAGCCTGGGATTCTTTTACATGGAGGAGCTGGCTTTTACGATATAGATTCAAATAGGGAGCAGGAAATAAGGAAGGCTATAAGAGAAGCAGCTGAGAAGGGTTTTGAAGAACTTCAGAAAAATGCCAGAAAGGCTGTTGTCGAGAGCGTTAAGATAATGGAGGATAGTGGAATTTTTAACGCAGGCGTTGGCTCTGCTCTGACATTGAGTGGACGCGTGGAGATGGACGCAGCTGTCATGGATGGACGTGATCTATCCATAGGAGCTGTCGCGAATTTAAGAAATATTAAAAATCCCATTCTGGTGGCTGAAAAAGTATTGGAGGTTACAGATCATATATTGTTGGCTGGCGAAGGAGCTTACAAATTTGCTAAAATGATAGGATTTGAAGATGCGGGTGATTTGTTAATAACAGCGGAGAAGAATAGGAAGCGTGAAGAGATGATAGAGAAGTGGCTTAGAGGAGATATTTACACCACGTTTACCAAATTAAGAAAACTATTTGAGGAAAAGAGTAGCGAAATTTTGGGGACGGTTGGAGCTGTTGCATGTGATTTTGAAGGTAATCTTGCAGCTGCGGTGTCTACAGGAGGAATACGTATAAAACTAGAAGGTAGAGTGGGAGACTCGCCACTACCAGGAGCGGGTTTTTACGCTAATAGCGAAGCTGCTGCCGTAGCAACTGGAATAGGCGAATACATAGCTAGAATTCTTTTATCCAAATACGCTTGTGATCAAGTGTCTTTAGGTAAATCAGCTCGAGAAGCTGCGAAAGGAGCTATTAACTACATTACAAGAATATTTGGTAGCGATATTGCAGGTATAATAGTAATCGACAAGGAGGGAAGAATTGGAGCGGACTTTAATACTAGGGGAATGGCGAGAGCCTATATGAGAGAGGGCTTAGAAAATCCTAAAATCGCTATTTACAAAAACGAAAAATTCTTCTAA
- the arcC gene encoding carbamate kinase, whose product MLLVIALGGNALIGKGEKGFADEQRKNLRRAIRQISKLVKDHKIVITHGNGPQVGNIYLQQEIAANTVPPMPLDVCGAMSQGMIGYFIQQELKSHLEKIGIEKEVATLLTQVLVDESDAAFQKPSKPIGPFYRENEAKKLQVERGWIMKFQTNKGWRRVVPSPTPKRIIEISSIKNLVNNGVIVVCTGGGGIPVIKRNNRLFGVEAVIDKDLASALLAIELNADRLIILTDVEGAALYYGSDKQTFLKRLRVSEARKFYNEGHFPPGSMGPKILACIEYVEKTKNPAIIAHLEKLEDSIKGRSGTWIVPD is encoded by the coding sequence ATGCTACTTGTGATTGCTCTTGGAGGTAACGCTCTTATTGGCAAAGGCGAAAAAGGCTTTGCTGATGAACAAAGAAAAAATCTACGCAGAGCTATACGGCAAATATCGAAGCTAGTTAAAGACCATAAAATTGTCATTACGCATGGTAATGGACCGCAGGTTGGAAATATATACCTCCAGCAAGAGATAGCAGCCAATACAGTTCCTCCAATGCCCCTCGATGTTTGTGGAGCGATGAGCCAAGGCATGATTGGCTATTTTATTCAGCAAGAGCTAAAATCTCATCTTGAGAAGATTGGAATAGAGAAAGAGGTGGCAACGCTGCTTACCCAGGTTTTAGTTGATGAAAGCGATGCCGCGTTCCAAAAGCCTAGCAAACCAATAGGTCCATTTTATAGAGAAAACGAAGCTAAGAAATTACAAGTTGAAAGGGGATGGATAATGAAGTTTCAAACTAATAAAGGCTGGAGGAGAGTCGTACCATCTCCCACGCCGAAAAGAATCATAGAAATATCTTCGATAAAAAACCTAGTCAATAACGGAGTCATAGTAGTTTGTACTGGTGGAGGGGGAATACCTGTAATCAAACGAAATAACAGATTGTTTGGAGTGGAAGCAGTAATAGATAAGGATCTGGCAAGCGCTCTTCTGGCAATAGAATTGAATGCTGATAGATTAATAATTTTAACAGATGTGGAGGGTGCAGCTTTATACTATGGAAGCGATAAACAAACATTTTTGAAACGGTTAAGGGTTAGCGAGGCTAGAAAATTCTATAATGAGGGACATTTTCCGCCAGGCAGTATGGGTCCTAAAATATTGGCTTGCATTGAATATGTGGAGAAAACAAAGAATCCGGCAATTATTGCTCATTTAGAAAAATTAGAAGATTCTATCAAAGGTAGGTCTGGAACGTGGATAGTGCCTGATTAG
- the deoC gene encoding deoxyribose-phosphate aldolase, whose product MLIIEPKKLVKTISRRELAKKIDHTLLKPNVTLSQLEKTCIESRNYGFAACVIPAFFVERAVKLLKESDVKVATVIGFPHGNLTTKAKLADTREVLEKGAREIDMVLNISALKSGLYDFVKWEIREIVDLAKDYDAVIKVIIETAYLTDDEKVKAAVIVKEAGAHYVKTSTGFAGVGATVHDVLLLKRAVGEFPKIKAAGGIRHLEDALIMIFVGAERIGTSSGVRIMEEYDKLVNSLK is encoded by the coding sequence ATGTTAATAATAGAACCTAAAAAGCTTGTAAAGACGATATCGAGAAGAGAATTGGCGAAAAAAATAGATCATACGCTTTTAAAACCGAATGTTACGTTGAGCCAGCTAGAAAAAACATGTATCGAGTCTAGAAACTATGGTTTTGCAGCTTGCGTTATTCCAGCATTTTTTGTTGAAAGGGCTGTTAAACTTCTGAAGGAGTCTGATGTTAAAGTAGCTACTGTTATCGGTTTTCCACATGGAAATTTAACTACAAAAGCTAAACTTGCTGATACCAGGGAAGTTCTGGAGAAAGGAGCTAGAGAAATTGATATGGTATTAAACATTTCAGCGCTCAAAAGCGGGTTATACGATTTTGTAAAGTGGGAAATTAGAGAAATAGTGGATTTAGCAAAAGATTATGATGCGGTTATTAAAGTAATAATAGAAACTGCATATTTAACCGATGATGAAAAAGTAAAAGCAGCTGTAATTGTTAAAGAAGCTGGTGCGCACTACGTAAAAACGAGCACAGGTTTTGCAGGAGTAGGAGCAACAGTTCACGACGTATTGCTGTTGAAAAGGGCTGTTGGAGAATTTCCTAAAATAAAAGCTGCGGGAGGAATTAGGCATTTAGAAGATGCATTGATAATGATATTTGTGGGCGCCGAGAGAATAGGTACCAGCAGCGGAGTACGTATAATGGAAGAATACGATAAACTAGTGAATAGTCTAAAATAG
- a CDS encoding hydroxymethylglutaryl-CoA synthase has protein sequence MKPLKKVGIAGYGAYIPMYRIKDEEIARVWGRDVRRTPIQEKSVPGIDEDSLTFSVEAAQNAILRAKVSPQEIEAVYVGSESPPYAVKPTATVVAEALGITPRLIAIDMEFACRAGTTAMQSVMGLVASEMIKYGLAIGTDTAQGRPQDELEYTAASGAAAFILGPHNSENVALIEGSYSYVTDTPDFWRREGEFYPMHSFRFTGEPAYFHHIYHAAIGLMESLGLKNSDFDYVVFHQPNVKFPLKIAKLLGFSADKIKDGLLTGIIGNTYAAASMIGLAAVLDKAKPGERILMVSFGSGAGSDAFSIIVQDAIEEKRNLAPLVEDYIKRKKYVDYATYVRLRRKLRR, from the coding sequence ATGAAGCCGTTAAAGAAAGTGGGCATTGCGGGATATGGAGCATACATACCTATGTATAGAATTAAAGACGAGGAAATTGCTAGAGTTTGGGGAAGGGATGTTAGGCGTACACCTATTCAGGAAAAATCTGTTCCTGGAATTGATGAGGATTCATTGACTTTTTCCGTAGAAGCGGCTCAAAACGCCATTTTAAGAGCCAAAGTAAGTCCTCAAGAAATAGAAGCAGTCTATGTCGGGTCTGAAAGTCCTCCTTATGCTGTAAAACCAACAGCCACAGTCGTCGCCGAGGCACTCGGAATAACACCGAGGTTGATAGCTATTGATATGGAATTTGCATGTAGAGCTGGCACCACGGCAATGCAAAGCGTTATGGGCTTAGTAGCCAGCGAAATGATAAAATACGGGCTTGCTATAGGAACAGATACGGCCCAAGGAAGACCTCAAGACGAACTCGAATATACGGCCGCTTCTGGCGCTGCAGCTTTTATATTAGGGCCTCACAATTCTGAAAATGTAGCACTTATCGAGGGATCGTATTCGTACGTTACAGATACTCCGGATTTTTGGCGTAGAGAGGGAGAATTTTATCCCATGCATTCTTTCCGATTTACCGGTGAGCCAGCGTACTTTCATCATATATACCATGCGGCAATCGGGTTAATGGAATCATTAGGGCTTAAAAACAGCGACTTCGATTACGTTGTTTTCCATCAGCCAAATGTGAAGTTTCCATTAAAAATAGCTAAACTTTTAGGATTTTCAGCAGATAAAATCAAAGATGGTTTATTAACTGGAATAATAGGGAATACTTACGCGGCTGCCTCCATGATCGGTCTTGCCGCCGTATTAGATAAAGCAAAACCTGGAGAGCGGATATTAATGGTATCCTTTGGTAGCGGCGCTGGATCGGATGCTTTCAGTATAATCGTCCAAGATGCTATCGAAGAAAAGAGAAATTTAGCTCCTTTAGTAGAGGATTACATTAAAAGAAAAAAATACGTAGATTATGCAACTTATGTGCGGCTGAGACGAAAATTGAGGAGGTGA
- a CDS encoding thiolase domain-containing protein produces MNKVYLIGGGATKIGEHWEKSLRDLFVEAALKAVDSAEISLKDIEAVYVGNMSSGELQGQEHLGSLMATWLGIPGVAAAKVEAACASGGVAFHQAYLAVASGLYDCVLVGGVEKMTDAIIYDVTAALIMADDYEYVAFTGASFVGLNAIVYRYYMEKFGVKQEDIALFAVHDHKYAVNNSYAQYQFAVSLERVLESPNVADPIKLFECAPVGDGSAALVLCSEDFAKKLGKDFLVQVAASTVATDTISLTNRRDLATLEATVKAANRAYRIAKISVEDIDVIEVHDAFTILGVLHLEDLGFAEKGQGWKLLKEGELEKNAKIPTNMSGGLKARGHPVGSTGVYQIFDIYLQLIGEAPNQVDSAEIGLAQSVGGVGGTVAINILRRVK; encoded by the coding sequence GTGAATAAGGTATATCTCATAGGTGGAGGAGCGACAAAGATAGGAGAGCATTGGGAAAAATCGCTGAGGGATCTCTTTGTGGAAGCGGCATTGAAAGCTGTAGATTCTGCTGAGATATCACTAAAAGATATTGAAGCCGTCTACGTCGGTAACATGTCCTCTGGTGAACTGCAAGGACAAGAACATTTAGGATCTTTAATGGCGACTTGGCTTGGAATACCTGGAGTAGCTGCGGCTAAGGTAGAAGCAGCCTGTGCAAGCGGCGGAGTAGCTTTCCACCAAGCGTATCTAGCCGTAGCTTCCGGATTATACGACTGCGTTCTTGTGGGAGGAGTAGAAAAAATGACAGATGCTATAATATACGATGTTACTGCCGCGCTTATTATGGCTGATGACTATGAGTATGTAGCTTTTACGGGAGCGAGTTTTGTAGGTTTGAATGCTATCGTCTACAGGTACTACATGGAGAAATTTGGCGTAAAACAAGAAGATATTGCATTATTTGCTGTTCATGATCATAAGTATGCAGTAAATAATTCCTACGCACAATACCAGTTCGCGGTTTCGCTGGAAAGAGTTCTAGAATCGCCGAACGTGGCGGATCCGATAAAACTTTTTGAATGTGCGCCTGTTGGAGATGGATCTGCAGCATTGGTTCTTTGCTCAGAGGATTTCGCGAAAAAGCTTGGTAAAGATTTCTTAGTGCAAGTTGCGGCATCAACTGTTGCAACGGATACGATAAGCCTTACAAATAGGAGAGATTTAGCAACCCTGGAAGCGACCGTGAAGGCAGCTAATAGAGCTTATAGAATAGCTAAGATAAGTGTTGAAGATATCGACGTGATAGAGGTTCATGACGCGTTTACTATTTTAGGCGTCCTACATCTGGAGGATCTAGGCTTCGCTGAAAAGGGTCAAGGTTGGAAGCTTTTAAAAGAGGGAGAGCTGGAGAAAAATGCTAAAATACCTACGAACATGTCTGGAGGTTTAAAAGCTAGAGGGCACCCAGTAGGTTCGACTGGCGTATATCAAATATTCGATATTTACCTACAATTAATAGGCGAGGCGCCAAACCAAGTTGATAGTGCCGAAATAGGCTTAGCTCAAAGCGTTGGAGGCGTGGGTGGAACGGTAGCTATTAATATTTTAAGGAGGGTGAAATAA
- a CDS encoding Zn-ribbon domain-containing OB-fold protein, with amino-acid sequence MSIPASSVPRSWRERIVKYRLIGSKCSECGKTSYPPRNICPYCGSRRQEKFDLPRRGKVLSYTVIRTPPRDFLEYSPFIVALIELEDGTRVLSQLTDVEPDEVSTGMAVEAVFRRYKEQGKEGIIEYGIKFRPLIK; translated from the coding sequence ATGAGCATTCCGGCATCGAGTGTCCCGAGATCTTGGAGAGAAAGAATAGTAAAGTATAGGCTTATAGGATCAAAATGTAGCGAATGTGGAAAAACGAGTTACCCACCGAGGAATATTTGTCCATATTGCGGGTCTAGAAGGCAAGAAAAGTTTGATTTGCCACGAAGGGGGAAGGTGTTATCGTATACCGTGATACGAACACCACCGCGAGACTTCCTAGAATATAGTCCATTTATCGTAGCATTAATAGAATTAGAAGATGGTACAAGGGTGTTAAGTCAATTGACAGACGTTGAGCCTGATGAGGTTAGTACTGGCATGGCGGTCGAAGCTGTTTTTAGGCGTTATAAAGAACAAGGGAAGGAAGGGATTATTGAATATGGAATAAAGTTCCGTCCATTAATCAAATAA
- a CDS encoding SPOUT family RNA methylase: MLLIKTLKNLENIAASRIQEMFPTAIVESKPRGSVGIVFVKNIDPEPDIVNVIKQKVYEAEKVLPVYASCKASIDEISEAAAKVALRLISKNDTFAVRTTRRGKHEFSSVDVNIAAGSAVQSVTGALVNLSYPDKIVWIEIFHDEAFISITSGSEERKKSYPGKPNLRQILKRIVIGQVPYVGDIEAVRRMGIRIGRAAQTFEIKSLYVTPFRPLEGFILKTFLDGVYEGIKSRYEIQKKAYSVKPHKVPVYVYDLYQFVRLKCDKPIIVTSTRGKPLAMVKDSIIDLFSKHKEIIILIGAHEGLPTGLFRAAELVIDLAPGITISTDNALTSAVIGLVTVLEESKIG, from the coding sequence ATGTTACTGATAAAAACCTTAAAAAATCTCGAAAACATCGCAGCCTCCAGAATACAAGAGATGTTCCCCACAGCCATAGTCGAGTCCAAACCACGCGGCAGCGTCGGTATAGTCTTCGTAAAAAACATAGACCCTGAACCTGACATAGTAAATGTTATAAAGCAAAAAGTGTATGAAGCAGAGAAGGTATTGCCAGTTTACGCATCTTGCAAAGCTAGCATCGATGAAATATCAGAAGCTGCAGCGAAGGTGGCTTTACGTTTAATAAGCAAAAATGACACTTTCGCCGTTAGAACTACGAGGAGGGGTAAACATGAATTCTCCAGTGTAGACGTGAATATAGCTGCCGGTTCAGCTGTTCAATCTGTTACTGGGGCGCTGGTCAATCTATCCTATCCTGACAAAATTGTATGGATTGAAATTTTCCACGACGAGGCATTTATTTCAATAACATCCGGATCTGAGGAGAGAAAAAAATCTTATCCAGGGAAGCCGAATCTTCGACAAATTCTTAAACGAATAGTTATAGGTCAGGTTCCTTATGTTGGCGATATAGAAGCTGTAAGGAGAATGGGAATAAGAATAGGTAGAGCCGCACAAACCTTTGAAATTAAATCCCTTTACGTGACCCCTTTCAGGCCATTGGAAGGCTTTATCCTCAAAACCTTTCTAGACGGCGTATACGAGGGTATAAAGTCGAGATATGAAATCCAGAAAAAAGCCTACAGTGTCAAACCCCATAAAGTGCCCGTCTATGTATACGACCTATATCAATTCGTAAGATTAAAATGTGATAAACCTATAATCGTAACTTCTACTCGTGGAAAACCACTAGCGATGGTTAAAGATTCAATAATTGATTTATTCAGCAAACATAAAGAGATTATAATTTTAATTGGAGCTCATGAAGGCTTGCCGACAGGGCTTTTCAGAGCAGCTGAGCTAGTAATAGATCTTGCACCAGGCATAACTATATCCACGGACAATGCTTTAACATCAGCTGTAATAGGTTTGGTAACAGTTCTTGAAGAATCTAAAATAGGCTAA